In the Paramisgurnus dabryanus chromosome 5, PD_genome_1.1, whole genome shotgun sequence genome, one interval contains:
- the ppm1f gene encoding protein phosphatase 1F, with product MSCTDEGDAKKFLRSFSEEFPNPLGTEDPLPASPLSRKVTLQEVKGESLDFGLRLLSARNAPSWLSAAMCKEAVNELLKDDLSPHYCCPDPEQTEEDERQEQEVLLQSEPLQRIFLNKLREVGVAWQKQMPNPGAPSSKSHSCSVHAIRNTRRKMEDRHVILKEFNQLLGLQDGVEREYYAVFDGHGGMDAATYAATHLHVVLSQQEALKSDVTTAFKNTFTQTDDMFKLKAKRERLRSGSTGVALLLTSDWLTVAWLGDSQAMLVRQGEPVTLMDPHKPEREDEKKRIEDLGGCIAFMGCWRVNGTYAVSRAIGDFDQKPYVSNDADCSSVKLNGNEDYILLACDGFFDVIQPVDVPGLVLEALSSGEDVAQSLVAQAKAAGSSDNITVLVVFLKEPEKILTHNTSSGSAEVLQSFKC from the exons ATGAGTTGCACGGATGAAGGTGATGCGAAGAAGTTTCTTCGTAGTTTTTCGGAGGAGTTTCCGAACCCGCTAGGCACAGAAGACCCCCTTCCGGCCAGTCCACTCAGCCGCAAAGTGACTTTGCAGGAGGTGAAAGGAGAGAGTTTGGATTTTGGTCTGCGACTCCTCTCAGCCAG GAACGCCCCCTCCTGGCTAAGTGCAGCGATGTGTAAAGAAGCTGTCAATGAATTGCTTAAAGATGACCTTTCACCTCACTACTGCTGCCCAGATCCTGAACAGACAGAGGAAGATGAACGGCAAGAACAAGAAGTTT TGTTACAGTCTGAGCCATTGCAgcgcatttttttaaataaattgagaGAGGTGGGTGTGGCCTGGCAAAAACAGATGCCCAATCCCGGGGCTCCATCTTCAAAGAGCCACAGCTGTTCCGTACACGCCATTCGAAACACCCGCAGGAAGATGGAGGACCGTCATGTGATCCTGAAAGAGTTTAACCAGCTTCTAGGGCTGCAG GATGGTGTTGAGCGAGAGTATTACGCTGTGTTTGATGGTCATGGAGGGATGGACGCGGCCACATATGCAGCCACTCACCTGCATGTTGTACTGAGCCAGCAGGAGGCGCTAAAAAGTGATGTTACCACTGCCTTCAAAAACACCTTTACACAAACAGATGACATGTTCAAGTTGAAAGCCAAGAGAGAG CGTTTGCGCAGCGGCAGCACTGGCGTTGCACTTTTGCTGACTTCTGATTGGCTCACCGTTGCCTGGCTGGGTGACTCTCAAGCTATGTTGGTCAGACAGGGAGAACCGGTGACCCTAATGGACCCACACAAACCTGAGAGAGAG GATGAGAAGAAAAGGATTGAGGATCTGGGTGGATGCATTGCTTTCATGGGATGCTGGCGCGTGAATGGCACATACGCAGTTTCCCGAGCAATAG GTGACTTTGATCAGAAGCCATACGTCTCTAATGACGCTGATTGCTCCTCAGTAAAGCTGAACGGCAATGAAGACTACATCCTTTTGGCTTGTGATGGTTTCTTCGACGTGATTCAGCCCGTAGACGTCCCGGGATTGGTCCTGGAGGCTCTGAGCTCCGGTGAGGATGTAGCTCAAAGTCTGGTGGCCCAAGCCAAAGCAGCCGGTTCTAGTGATAACATTACAGTTCTAGTGGTGTTTCTTAAAGAACCGGAGAAAATTTTGACCCACAATACGAGTTCTGGATCTGCCGAGGTTTTGCAAAGTTTTAAGTGTTAA
- the LOC135732144 gene encoding interleukin-25, which yields MQQLQILGLLSVFLLAWDPSQCSSIPAQCVEHTYCSSTLKEYHTQLINLPSRINERSVSAWSYVENIDLDRVPQIIYEAKCLNNHFCKGIEDSSSLESIPIAIRMPFLRKNPRCPTYALEFEDVNIACICATSRQN from the exons ATGCAACAGCTACAG ATTCTTGGACTTTTAAGTGTTTTTCTGCTGGCGTGGGATCCCAGCCAATGCAGTTCAATCCCAGCTCAGTGTGTGGAGCACACCTACTGCTCATCCACACTGAAAGAATATCACACACAACTGATCAACCTACCAAGCAGAATCAATGAGAGAAGTGTTTCTGCATGGAGCTATGT AGAGAATATTGACCTGGATCGTGTGCCACAGATCATCTATGAAGCCAAATGCCTTAACAATCACTTCTGTAAGGGCATCGAAGACTCCTCAAGTCTGGAGAGCATCCCCATCGCAATCAGAATGCCATTTCTCCGAAAAAACCCAAGATGTCCGACTTACGCACTGGAATTTGAGGATGTCAACATTGCCTGTATATGTGCAACATCCCGACAGAACTAA
- the top3b gene encoding DNA topoisomerase 3-beta-1: MRTVLMVAEKPSLAQSIAKILSKGSCSSRKGLNGACSVHEYTANFMGQNMRFKMTSVCGHVMSLDFIGKYNNWDKVDPAELFSKAPTEKKEANPKLNMVKFLQVEAKGCDYVVLWLDCDKEGENICFEVLDAIQPVMNKPYGNDRTVYRAKFSSITDTDICNAMNRLGEPNKNEALSVDARQELDLRIGCAFTRFQTKYFQGKYGNLDSSLISFGPCQTPTLGFCVERHDKIQSFTPELYWVVQAKVFKGKDSPLTLDWDRVRVFDRDIGQMFVNMARSAKEAKVDSVTKKEKAKQRPLALNTVEMLRVASSALGIGPQHTMQIAERLYTQGYISYPRTETTHYPENFDLKGTLKQQANSSFWGETVRALLSEGINRPRKGADAGDHPPITPMRAASESELGSDGWRLYDYITRHFIATVSPDCKYLQTTISFSIATETFTCTGKTLISAGYTEVMPWQGIPQEEALPVCERGDVFTVDEIKLLEKQTNPPDYLTEAELITLMEKHGIGTDASIPVHINNICQRNYVTVESGRKLKPTNLGIVLVHGYYKIDADLVLPTIRSAVEKQLNLISLGKANFQQVLQHTLDIFKRKFHYFVDSIAGMDELMEVSFSPIAATGKPLSRCGKCHRFMKYIQAKPSRLHCSHCDETYSLPQNGAIKLYKELKCPLDEFELVLWTSGSRGKSYPVCPYCFGNPPFRDMKKGMGCNECTHPSCQHSLNSLGIGQCVECETGVLVFDPTSGPKWRMACNKCNVVVHFFEHAHKVQVSQDSCESCEASLVIVDFNKARSPLPDGETQHTGCVFCDSVFQDLVELKHATMRHPMHRAGGARRGRGKGRGRRPAGRGNAKKPKDKMAALAAYFV, encoded by the exons ATGAGGACTGTTTTGATGGTGGCAGAGAAACCCTCTCTCGCCCAGTCTATCGCCAAAATACTCTCTAAAG GTAGCTGTTCGAGTCGAAAAGGCCTAAATGGAGCATGTTCGGTCCACGAATACACAGCAAACTTTATGGGCCAAAACATGAGGTTCAAAATGACATCGGTGTGCGGACACGTCATGAGTCTGGACTTCATTG GAAAATATAACAACTGGGATAAAGTTGATCCAGCCGAGCTGTTCAGTAAAGCACCGACTGAAAAGAAGGAAGCAAACCCCAAACTAAACATGGTCAAATTTCTTCAG GTTGAAGCTAAAGGTTGTGATTATGTCGTCCTGTGGTTGGACTGTGATAAAGAAggggaaaacatttgttttgaG GTCTTGGATGCCATTCAGCCAGTGATGAATAAGCCGTACGGTAATGACCGTACGGTTTATCGGGCCAAGTTCAGCTCCATCACAGACACTGATATCTGCAATGCTATGAACCGGCTCGGAGAACCCAACAAGAACGAAGCTCTGTCTGTAGATGCTCGGCAAGAACTGGACCTCCGAATTGGCTGCGCTTTTACGCG TTTCCAGACCAAATACTTCCAGGGTAAATATGGGAATTTGGACTCTTCTTTGATTTCCTTTGGTCCCTGTCAGACTCCCACACTGGGTTTTTGTGTGGAACGTCATGATAAGATCCAGTCCTTTACACCGGAGTTGTACTGGGTTGTCCAGGCAAAG GTTTTTAAAGGGAAGGACAGCCCACTCACTTTGGACTGGGACCGCGTGCGGGTTTTTGATCGTGATATTGGTCAGATGTTTGTTAATATGGCAAGATCTGCTAAGGAGGCTAAG GTTGACTCTGTGACTAAGAAGGAAAAAGCCAAACAGAGACCTCTTGCATTAAACACAGTGGAGATGTTAAGAGTCGCCAGCTCTGCTTTAG GAATTGGTCCCCAGCATACAATGCAGATAGCGGAGCGTCTTTACACGCAGGGTTACATCAGCTACCCTCGTACAGAGACCACACACTACCCTGAAAACTTTGACCTCAAAGGGACGCTCAAACAACAGGCCAACAGCTCATTCTGGGGCGAAACT gTTAGAGCTTTGCTCTCAGAAGGCATAAACAGGCCGAGGAAAGGAGCAGATGCTGGAGATCACCCGCCGATCACACCCATGAGAGCGGCTTCAGAGAGTGAGCTTG GCAGTGATGGTTGGCGTCTGTACGATTACATCACACGGCACTTTATAGCGACAGTCAGCCCCGACTGTAAATATCTCCAGACCACTATATCTTTCAGCATCGCCACAGAGACCTTCACATGCACCGGGAAGACGCTCATTTCTGCTG GATACACTGAGGTGATGCCCTGGCAGGGTATTCCACAGGAAGAAGCTTTACCGGTGTGTGAGCGAGGAGATGTATTCACAGTGGATGAGATCAAACTGCTGGAGAAACAGACCAATCCACCAGACTACCTTACAGAGGCGGAGCTTATCACACTGATGGAGAAACACGGCATTG GTACGGACGCCAGCATTCCTGTCCACATTAACAACATCTGCCAGAGGAACTATGTGACTGTTGAAAGTGGCCGTAAACTCAAACCCACCAACCTGGGAATTGTTCTGGTTCATGGTTACTATAAAATTG ATGCAGATTTAGTTTTGCCAACTATCCGGAGCGCTGTGGAAAAACagctgaatctgatctctttaGGGAAAGCGAACTTTCAACAGGTCTTACAGCACACACTGGACATATTCAAGAGGAAGTTTCACTACTTTGTGGACTCGATCGCTG gtaTGGATGAACTAATGGAGGTGTCGTTCTCTCCGATTGCTGCTACGGGGAAGCCACTTTCTCGTTGTGGCAAATGCCATCGCTTCATGAAATACATTCAG GCTAAACCCAGTCGCCTGCATTGCTCGCACTGTGATGAGACCTACAGTTTACCCCAGAACGGAGCCATTAAACTTTACAAAGAGCTGAAATGTCCTCTGGATGAGTTTGAGCTGGTGCTCTGGACCTCAGGATCTCGAGGCAAAAGTTACCCCGTGTGTCCGTACTGCTTCGGCAACCCCCCCTTTAGAGACATGAAGAAAG GAATGGGCTGTAATGAGTGCACCCACCCTTCCTGCCAACACTCCCTAAACTCTCTTGGCATCGGTCAGTGTGTCGAATGCGAGACGGGTGTCCTCGTTTTCGATCCCACCTCTGGCCCCAAGTGGCGCATGGCCTGCAACAAATGCAACGTAGTGGTGCATTTCTTTGAACACGCCCATAAAGTGCAGGTGTCCCAGGACAGCTGCGAGTCCTGCGAAGCCTCCCTGGTTATCGTAGACTTCAATAAGGCGCGCTCACCGTTGCCTGATGGTGAAACGCAGCACACCGGCTGTGTGTTttgcgattctgtgtttcaggaCCTCGTGGAGCTGAAACATGCGACCATGCGGCATCCTATGCACCGGGCCGGAGGGGCCCGGAGAGGGCGGGGGAAGGGACGAGGAAGGAGACCGGCTGGGAGAGGGAATGCTAAGAAACCCAAGGATAAAATGGCAGCGTTGGCAGCGTATTTTGTATAG